A genomic segment from Bombus affinis isolate iyBomAffi1 chromosome 13, iyBomAffi1.2, whole genome shotgun sequence encodes:
- the LOC126922908 gene encoding uncharacterized protein LOC126922908, giving the protein MMMAPQVVGVLLKKPGQQNHPRFPPLDPQETKIRGELYVEDLGERRIVSIRMGWLWVEGTPRLPLRALNLRQAAPSLCQPHALALGFTLSNSQGHTLATFWADSEPVYWSWVRAIAAELVRQTPFRAQRCLNFLEILTICPRGPVPLPDSPTESRRRSRSELRCWTSDSPTEKEPRTTTTILEESRRRARSELRGWSSSNSSDEDLLGDFRSIPTIITKDQPITRTWGCSESSEGSDDSLPWSGVCRSSVDSVDSAVSIPEPDTREQRIQRYKEARRRENEARSRRVLEEDARRRKDRAEENNNDILKTYGSKSRSRFYSSNDNDSYCLTSIKKDNDSGYETSRLKNEKNIIIRLPPVKPNESSLVRFEDDHRNEDDKRNNNSSRNGNASPGILRMDMNERRSRARERRSIREKSQLLQTQQFTNTTVETLQERKERLAQLSSRIPVPRQLSQNSKLAENYNSTALPRSSTSLSVLTEPPCEEDVARLLERCQRVDHYVPVREKLTLFESLSRLGGRLARSTEDLGRTSSKPSPRGKQRARSLHDLNRGARAVPVREMCRFFEGDVEQDQNQKTPLAKTRFSDPVTPTRSTTWKDAASSKGNDTPHIRSSTRKKHYLK; this is encoded by the exons GCGAACTATACGTGGAGGACCTAGGTGAGAGGCGGATCGTATCCATCAGAATGGGATGGCTTTGGGTCGAGGGTACTCCCAGGCTCCCGTTGAGGGCATTGAACCTACGACAAGCAGCACCCAGCCTATGTCAACCACACGCACTGGCTCTTGGATTCACACTCAGCAACTCGCAGGGTCACACTCTCGCCACTTTTTGG GCGGATTCAGAACCCGTGTACTGGTCCTGGGTGAGGGCAATCGCGGCAGAATTGGTCAGGCAAACACCATTTCGAGCCCAACGCTGTCTGAACTTCCTGGAGATCCTGACCATCTGTCCAAGGGGACCCGTTCCATTACCCGACAGTCCCACAGAATCCAGAAGACGCTCCAGAAGCGAATTACGCTGCTGGACCAGTGACTCTCCCACAGAGAAAGAGCCTAGAACAACCACGACAATCTTAGAAGAATCCAGACGAAGAGCGAGAAGCGAGTTACGTGGTTGGTCCAGTAGTAACTCCAGCGATGAAGATCTGTTAGGCGACTTTCGAAGTATTCCAACGATAATAACAAAGGACCAGCCAATAACCAGGACCTGGGGCTGCAGCGAAAGCAGCGAGGGAAGTGACGACAGTCTTCCTTGGAGCGGCGTGTGTCGTTCCAGCGTGGATTCCGTGGACTCAGCAGTGTCTATTCCTGAACCAGATACCAGAGAACAAAGGATCCAAAGGTATAAAGAAGCCAGAAGACGAGAGAACGAAGCTAGAAGTAGAAGAGTGCTAGAAGAAGATGCTAGGAGACGAAAAGACAGAGCTGAAGAGAACAACAACGATATCCTAAAAACTTATGGCTCAAAATCGAGGAGTAGGTTCTACTCTAGCAACGACAATGACAGCTATTGTTTAACATCCATAAAGAAGGACAACGATAGTGGCTATGAAACTTCTAGACTAAAAAACGAGAAGAACATCATTATCAGATTGCCTCCTGTGAAGCCTAACGAGTCTTCCTTAGTCAGATTCGAAGACGATCATCGGAATGAGGATGATAAGAGGAACAATAACAGTTCCAGAAATGGTAACGCGAGTCCTGGTATACTTAGAATGGATATGAATGAGAGAAGAAGTCGTGCAAGAGAGAGGAGAAGCATCAGAGAGAAGAGCCAATTGCTTCAAACACAGCAATTTACTAATACAACTGTAGAGACTCTTCAGGAACGCAAGGAACGATTGGCCCAATTATCCTCGAGGATTCCAGTGCCTCGACAATTGTCGCAGAATTCGAAACTCGCGGAGAATTACAATTCGACGGCTCTGCCTAGGTCGTCGACCTCTCTGTCGGTTCTGACCGAGCCACCTTGCGAGGAAGACGTGGCCAGGCTCTTGGAACGGTGTCAAAGGGTAGACCATTACGTGCCAGTACGAGAGAAGCTGACTCTGTTCGAATCTCTGTCTAGGCTAGGTGGTCGACTAGCTAGAAGCACCGAAGATCTCGGTCGAACGTCTTCGAAACCGAGTCCTAGAGGAAAGCAACGTGCCCGGTCGCTTCACGATCTCAACAGAGGAGCCAGGGCCGTTCCCGTCAGAGAAATGTGTCGATTCTTCGAGGGAGACGTTGAACAGGATCAGAATCAGAAGACTCCTCTTGCCAAAACGAGGTTCAGTGACCCTGTGACACCTACTAGGAGTACTACGTGGAAGGATGCTGCGAGTTCCAAAGGCAACGACACGCCTCACATAAGATCTTCCACGAGAAAGAAACATTATTTAAAGTAA